One part of the Vicia villosa cultivar HV-30 ecotype Madison, WI linkage group LG6, Vvil1.0, whole genome shotgun sequence genome encodes these proteins:
- the LOC131613267 gene encoding uncharacterized protein LOC131613267, which translates to MERVTDKDLLVIYHFSKKTPLNIGYLVLNYLKHTGLRARSAPYGMLLTKIFKHFNVPLDDEDSFEINKILDASKLKRMKIPSLKRAPSPKPEAKSKRRRLVKQYAPTEPLTTGIESPNSPNSLTTNSPIPLSVALPNTADLESPQEPSPISPHASKSISPNPKETNKQSPVITQCIDLTSTSPIPVESSPQTVVITQAPVSLQTETISNVSSPPTLETSNIDMINIFALENLLSSPPSASAHQPPSPISPHTPASAQLSSLISMIEAELLTPPTSNQQNSIIPHIATYTSPTMTTNPLSTTSPLNSPNSYKEPSPRRIQLSSINHTDSNDLTAQIEAFFNNSVQLSEQGDPTESHAMPSVPQPDPYVFQSNSPIFSSPKEDDDNSFNVQTLLAPRYDSSPPRNTTNNSNTLPQIPITSITSSFFNNFPSNGNRPPVYPRSATSSETVNPHQGVNLRSFTALQKQLMGYQKLWIDYVTEQVCPRFPGMLPPNPSQIQFPFLPLSSEATSDDEPSGS; encoded by the coding sequence ATGGAACGAGTCACTGATAAAGACCTACTTGTCATCTACCATTTCTCAAAGAAAACCCCTCTCAATATAGGATATTTGGTGCTCAACTATCTCAAACACACTGGTCTTAGAGCAAGAAGCGCCCCCTATGGTATGCTTCTTACCAAAATATTCAAGCACTTTAATGTTCCTCTGGACGATGAGGACTCCTTCGAGATCAACAAAATCTTGGATGCCTCCAAGTTGAAGCGCATGAAAATTCCTTCCCTCAAGCGTGCACCATCACCTAAACCTGAGGCCAAATCAAAGCGCAGGCGTCTTGTCAAGCAATATGCTCCAACTGAACCTTTAACAACAGGTATTGAATCTCCTAACTCTCCAAACAGCCTGACCACGAATTCTCCCATTCCATTATCTGTGGCTCTTCCAAACACTGCTGACCTAGAATCCCCACAAGAGCCCTCACCGATCTCTCCTCATGCCTCTAAATCCATATCTCCAAACCCAAAGGAAACAAATAAACAATCTCCTGTAATCACACAATGCATTGACCTCACATCTACATCACCAATCCCAGTAGAATCCTCACCACAAACAGTTGTCATCACTCAAGCTCCAGTTTCTCTCCAaactgaaactatctcaaatgTTTCAAGTCCTCCAACCCTAGAGACTTCTAACATTGACATGATCAACATTTTCGCTCTTGAAAACCTTCTCTCAAGTCCTCCTAGTGCTTCAGCTCATCAACCACCCTCACCAATATCTCCTCACACTCCTGCTTCAGCTCAGCTGTCCTCACTCATATCCATGATTGAGGCTGAATTATTAACTCCACCCACTTCAAATCAACAAAATTCAATTATTCCCCATATTGCCACATACACTTCCCCGACTATGACAACAAATCCTCTCTCCACGACCTCACCTCTGAACTCTCCAAATTCCTACAAAGAACCTTCTCCTAGAAGAATTCAACTCTCCTCTATCAATCATACAGACTCCAATGATCTCACTGCTCAGATTGAAGCTTTTTTTAATAACTCCGTTCAGCTATCTGAACAAGGTGATCCTACAGAATCACACGCCATGCCTTCTGTTCCACAACCTGATCCTTATGTCTTCCAATCAAACTCTCCAATATTTTCTTCTCCAAAGGAAGATGATGATAACTCCTTCAATGTTCAAACACTGCTTGCTCCGAGGTATGACTCATCACCTCCTAGAAACACCACCAATAATTCCAATACCCTTCCTCAGATTCCCATCACTTCCATCACATCCTCATTTTTTAACAACTTCCCCAGCAATGGTAATCGTCCTCCCGTTTATCCTCGATCTGCAACCTCATCTGAAACGGTTAACCCCCATCAGGGCGTCAACCTTCGATCATTTACAGCTCTCCAAAAGCAGTTAATGGGTTACCAAAAATTATGGATTGATTATGTCACTGAACAAGTATGCCCGAGGTTTCCAGGAATGCTTCCTCCGAATCCCTCTCAGATTCAGTTTCCATTTCTGCCATTATCTTCTGAGGCAACTTCTGATGATGAACCATCTGGTTCTTAA